The proteins below are encoded in one region of Peptoniphilus sp. GNH:
- a CDS encoding FMN-binding protein — protein sequence MSKKLVTVSLIATFLLSGCGNKNAAPKNNKAANENSAPAATEVAYKDGEYTKDSEPDKYGGYMTATVTVKDGKITDAKLVLYNGDGSEKDENYGKENGEIKNQEMYDKAQASLEGAKDYPKQLVEKQDITKVDSVTGATQNHDAYVELVSKMLEDAKAEK from the coding sequence ATGTCTAAAAAATTAGTTACAGTATCATTAATAGCTACATTTCTTCTTAGTGGTTGCGGAAACAAAAATGCAGCACCTAAGAATAATAAAGCGGCAAATGAAAATTCAGCACCAGCAGCTACTGAAGTTGCATATAAAGATGGTGAATATACAAAAGACAGCGAACCGGATAAATACGGTGGATATATGACTGCCACAGTTACTGTAAAAGATGGTAAGATTACAGATGCAAAACTTGTCCTTTACAACGGAGACGGCTCTGAAAAGGACGAAAACTACGGAAAAGAAAATGGAGAAATCAAGAATCAAGAAATGTATGACAAGGCTCAAGCATCTCTTGAAGGAGCTAAGGATTATCCAAAGCAACTTGTTGAAAAACAAGATATTACTAAGGTCGATTCAGTAACAGGAGCAACTCAAAATCATGATGCTTATGTTGAACTTGTAAGCAAAATGCTTGAAGATGCTAAGGCTGAAAAATAA
- a CDS encoding LTA synthase family protein, producing MKEAKGVIILLLILAILAALVTSLCLYIGSYEYSSGIFINYYRECKIFLINFAIIYLIMLILTFLIRSAALGYFLTSAIFLAAAYGSYLKVLYRSEPLYFSDFSLFQEATTMMGKYSLRFEENLYIMIALGALILLPTIGLLFIKFSYTGKAITALIMTFAFVVFVKTLVYDDNLYYTLGKESGLNEFIEMDSYMSKGFAYPLFYSLKNVGGYKYDKFDKQEARETIKAYSSYDIPADKKVNIMMVMLESFKDFSIYKNEKLEFTKDPYKNFHELMQEGIVGHLIVNSFGGGTFLTESNVLTGYKNLPEFKNPAPTYVSYFKDNGYTTHAFHPYVGTFYNRVNKYPKMGFQDFKNMDNYFKNIKDEILSDQEFFPIILEDYKNTLSEGKPIFSMSVTYQNHGPYYSDGLYGEDSLVVKKDNYPEKWYNYFSNYMSGIAWTDQSLKILKDELEKSEAPTMLVLYGDHSPSAGPDKIMFDMLGINKDLASDDGYENIMSTTYVIWANPALRKMYGKPFQEAGQDLEPAFLMPKIFEELGYKGNEYNQFLTDFSKKCTVLKDQKAKIDGRWISKTKNADENEDQKLLEKISHEYFNTEYYMEKFYLKDKASKD from the coding sequence ATGAAGGAAGCAAAAGGAGTAATAATTCTCTTATTAATATTAGCAATTTTAGCGGCACTTGTAACAAGCCTTTGTCTTTATATAGGATCGTATGAGTATTCAAGCGGGATATTTATAAATTATTATAGAGAATGCAAAATTTTTCTAATAAACTTTGCAATTATTTATTTAATTATGTTGATCTTGACCTTTCTTATTAGATCGGCTGCGCTTGGATATTTTTTGACATCGGCCATTTTTTTGGCGGCGGCTTATGGGTCTTATCTCAAGGTACTTTACAGATCGGAGCCTCTATATTTTTCAGATTTTAGTCTTTTCCAAGAGGCGACTACTATGATGGGAAAGTATTCGCTCAGATTTGAAGAAAATCTTTATATTATGATAGCTCTAGGCGCTCTTATTCTTTTGCCAACAATAGGTCTTTTATTTATAAAGTTTTCCTATACTGGAAAGGCCATCACAGCTTTAATAATGACTTTTGCCTTTGTGGTCTTTGTAAAGACTTTAGTGTATGACGACAATTTATACTACACCTTGGGCAAGGAGTCGGGTCTTAATGAGTTCATAGAAATGGATTCTTATATGTCTAAGGGATTTGCCTATCCTCTTTTTTATTCTTTAAAAAATGTCGGAGGCTATAAGTATGACAAGTTCGACAAGCAAGAGGCCAGAGAAACCATAAAAGCTTATAGCTCTTATGATATACCTGCTGATAAGAAGGTAAATATCATGATGGTAATGTTGGAGTCTTTTAAGGACTTTTCAATCTATAAAAATGAAAAATTGGAATTTACAAAAGACCCTTATAAAAATTTCCACGAATTGATGCAAGAGGGAATAGTAGGTCATCTTATCGTAAATTCATTTGGTGGAGGGACTTTCCTTACAGAGTCTAATGTCTTGACGGGTTATAAGAATCTTCCTGAATTTAAAAATCCGGCTCCCACTTATGTATCTTATTTTAAAGACAATGGTTACACGACCCATGCCTTTCACCCATACGTTGGCACATTTTACAATAGGGTCAACAAGTATCCGAAAATGGGATTTCAAGATTTTAAAAACATGGATAACTATTTTAAAAATATAAAAGATGAAATTTTGTCTGACCAAGAATTTTTCCCGATAATTTTGGAAGATTATAAAAATACCTTATCAGAGGGAAAACCGATATTTTCCATGTCTGTAACCTACCAAAACCATGGTCCCTATTATTCGGATGGCCTATATGGAGAAGATAGTTTAGTTGTAAAAAAGGACAATTATCCTGAAAAATGGTATAACTATTTTTCAAATTATATGTCGGGGATTGCTTGGACTGATCAGTCTTTAAAGATTTTAAAAGATGAGTTGGAAAAATCGGAAGCGCCAACTATGCTTGTGCTTTATGGAGACCATTCGCCATCGGCGGGTCCTGATAAGATTATGTTTGATATGCTCGGAATAAATAAGGACTTGGCAAGTGATGACGGATACGAAAATATAATGTCGACTACTTATGTAATTTGGGCAAACCCGGCTCTTAGAAAAATGTATGGAAAGCCCTTCCAAGAAGCCGGACAGGATTTGGAACCTGCTTTTCTCATGCCTAAAATTTTTGAAGAGTTGGGATACAAGGGCAATGAGTACAATCAATTTTTGACGGACTTTTCAAAAAAATGCACGGTCTTAAAAGACCAAAAGGCCAAGATTGATGGAAGATGGATTAGTAAAACTAAAAATGCCGACGAAAACGAGGATCAAAAACTTCTCGAAAAGATAAGCCATGAGTATTTTAATACTGAATATTATATGGAAAAATTCTATCTAAAAGATAAGGCGAGCAAAGATTAA
- a CDS encoding C1 family peptidase produces MKLEKEFLKDLQEEFEAKRCNRIAQRAACNTGLVEASVNRFENDDNRHSFNVNLKETKVYNQKQSGRCWMFASLNVMEYKLCQNYNLSDFELSQNYTLFYDKLERCNYFLESIVRTFDQDIHSRIVAHLLASPMGDGGQWDMFKNIVRKYGVVPKYAMPETENSSCTSFMNTYLTKLLRMYAKDLRKANEEGKSKEEISKMIEEMMKSIYRALSISLGTPPKKIDFEARDKDDKLVSIKNISPKDFFNDCVRMRLDDYVSLINAPTKDKPYMKSYTVKFLGNVTEGDRVRYVNVPIDEMKKAVLAQLEDGEPVWFGCDVGQFFYRKGSRLDLETLRVDELWNVDFAFDKEERLDYGESLMTHAMVFMGCEYDRDKKEFKRFRVENSWGKDAGHEGFLVMSDKWFNEYMYQVLINKKHLSKEILKAYEEEPIELEAWDPMGSLAKIH; encoded by the coding sequence ATGAAACTGGAAAAAGAATTTTTAAAAGATTTGCAAGAAGAATTTGAAGCTAAAAGATGCAATAGGATTGCTCAAAGAGCAGCTTGCAATACTGGTCTTGTTGAAGCTTCTGTAAACAGATTTGAAAATGACGATAATCGCCATAGCTTCAATGTCAACCTAAAAGAAACAAAAGTATATAACCAAAAGCAATCGGGCAGATGCTGGATGTTTGCATCCTTAAATGTTATGGAATACAAGCTCTGCCAAAATTACAACTTGAGCGACTTTGAACTTTCACAAAACTACACACTTTTCTATGACAAGCTAGAAAGATGCAATTATTTTTTGGAATCAATCGTAAGGACTTTTGACCAAGATATTCACAGTAGAATCGTAGCCCATCTCTTGGCTAGTCCTATGGGCGATGGTGGTCAATGGGATATGTTTAAAAACATAGTTAGAAAATATGGTGTAGTGCCTAAGTATGCCATGCCGGAAACGGAAAATTCATCTTGCACAAGCTTTATGAATACTTATCTTACAAAGCTTTTGAGAATGTATGCAAAGGATTTGAGAAAAGCTAATGAAGAAGGAAAGTCTAAGGAAGAGATTTCAAAGATGATTGAAGAAATGATGAAATCTATTTACAGAGCCCTATCAATTTCTCTGGGTACGCCTCCTAAAAAGATAGATTTTGAAGCTAGAGATAAGGATGACAAACTCGTATCTATAAAAAATATTTCTCCAAAAGACTTTTTTAATGATTGCGTTCGTATGAGGCTTGATGACTATGTTTCTCTTATAAATGCCCCAACAAAAGACAAGCCATACATGAAATCTTACACAGTAAAATTCCTTGGCAATGTCACAGAAGGCGACAGGGTAAGATATGTAAATGTGCCGATAGATGAAATGAAAAAGGCTGTTCTAGCTCAACTTGAAGATGGAGAACCGGTATGGTTCGGTTGTGATGTGGGACAATTTTTCTACAGAAAAGGTTCCAGATTAGATTTGGAAACTTTGAGAGTTGACGAGCTTTGGAATGTGGATTTCGCATTTGACAAGGAAGAAAGATTGGACTACGGAGAATCTCTTATGACTCATGCCATGGTCTTTATGGGATGCGAATACGACAGAGACAAGAAGGAATTCAAGAGATTTAGAGTAGAAAATTCATGGGGAAAAGATGCTGGTCATGAAGGATTTTTAGTAATGAGTGACAAGTGGTTCAACGAGTATATGTACCAAGTTTTAATAAATAAAAAACACTTGTCTAAAGAAATCCTAAAAGCCTATGAAGAAGAACCAATAGAATTGGAAGCTTGGGATCCTATGGGTTCACTTGCAAAAATTCATTAA
- a CDS encoding 4Fe-4S dicluster domain-containing protein — MRETYGTLVDIRRKVFAEIARIAYNDLDISELENSSYRIVPGEIAKYRDNIFRERAVVEERLRLALGLDVRELGVFKRITDGFDRVDLDTNAYEKPLINVIKFACQACPTKAYHVTSTCRRCVAHPCTNVCPVNAVSIGNKQSEIDKDKCVKCGRCAEACPYNAIIKYDRPCAEVCGVKAIGSDSQLRAEINQDKCVACGRCMEACPFGAISDKTQIYQVIKALKAGKKLYAAVAPSFVGQFGAKTSVSQIFEGLRRLGFKEVVEVAIGADITTLHEAKEYLERVPEQIPFMGTSCCFSWSLMIKNEFPELAEQISDSGSPMRYTANYIKKEDPEAVVVFIGPCTSKKLEAIDTKIKSDVDFVLTFEEVMGMFVAKNIELSQIEASEAQDNASSLGRGYPMAGGVAESVKEVAQKLQPDRDINVQGANSLSECIKMLKLAKAGRLNGYLLEGMACPGGCIAGVGTLVSVPRAKKQVETFMQSSKIQSPLENENI, encoded by the coding sequence ATGAGGGAAACATATGGTACTTTAGTAGATATTAGGAGAAAAGTTTTCGCAGAAATTGCGAGAATCGCCTATAATGACTTAGATATTTCAGAGCTTGAAAATTCGTCTTATAGGATAGTTCCAGGAGAGATTGCTAAGTACAGAGATAATATTTTTAGAGAAAGAGCTGTTGTAGAAGAAAGACTAAGGCTTGCTCTTGGACTTGATGTAAGAGAGCTTGGAGTCTTTAAGAGAATCACTGATGGTTTTGATAGGGTGGACTTGGATACAAACGCCTATGAAAAACCTCTGATAAATGTAATAAAGTTTGCTTGTCAGGCTTGTCCTACCAAGGCATATCATGTTACCAGTACTTGTAGAAGGTGTGTGGCTCATCCTTGCACCAATGTCTGCCCGGTAAATGCTGTTTCTATAGGCAATAAGCAAAGCGAAATCGACAAGGATAAATGCGTAAAATGCGGCCGCTGTGCCGAGGCTTGTCCCTACAATGCGATAATAAAATATGACAGACCTTGTGCAGAGGTATGCGGTGTGAAGGCCATAGGGTCCGACTCTCAGCTAAGAGCCGAGATCAATCAAGATAAGTGTGTGGCTTGTGGCAGATGTATGGAGGCTTGCCCCTTTGGAGCCATTTCAGACAAGACACAAATTTACCAAGTTATAAAGGCTCTAAAGGCAGGCAAAAAATTATACGCCGCAGTTGCCCCTTCTTTTGTCGGTCAATTTGGTGCCAAAACATCCGTTTCACAAATTTTCGAAGGTTTGAGACGACTCGGCTTTAAAGAGGTTGTAGAAGTTGCAATAGGAGCTGATATAACTACTCTACACGAAGCCAAGGAGTATTTGGAAAGAGTGCCCGAGCAAATTCCTTTTATGGGTACATCTTGTTGCTTTTCTTGGTCTTTGATGATTAAAAATGAGTTCCCCGAGCTTGCAGAACAAATCTCCGACTCTGGTTCTCCTATGCGCTATACTGCAAATTATATAAAGAAAGAAGATCCAGAAGCAGTAGTTGTCTTTATAGGTCCCTGCACATCCAAAAAGCTAGAAGCCATAGATACCAAAATAAAAAGTGATGTGGACTTTGTCCTTACCTTTGAAGAAGTCATGGGTATGTTTGTAGCTAAAAACATCGAGCTTTCACAAATAGAAGCATCAGAAGCACAGGACAACGCCTCCTCATTAGGTAGGGGCTATCCAATGGCAGGTGGAGTTGCCGAGTCTGTAAAAGAGGTCGCTCAAAAATTGCAACCCGACAGAGATATAAATGTTCAGGGCGCAAATAGTCTTTCAGAATGTATAAAGATGTTAAAACTAGCAAAAGCTGGCCGCCTAAATGGCTACTTGCTAGAGGGCATGGCTTGCCCAGGTGGCTGCATAGCAGGAGTAGGCACTCTCGTTTCAGTACCAAGAGCTAAAAAGCAAGTCGAAACTTTTATGCAATCATCCAAGATTCAATCGCCCTTGGAAAACGAAAATATTTAA
- a CDS encoding NAD(P)H-dependent oxidoreductase subunit E, translated as MKVVICMGARCAMMGANGIYDAVEYLKENIHNFDIETDENAEIDIELGHCLNYCRQSNINEASPVVIIDGEVMLRASAQEVSAKIIDKLRI; from the coding sequence ATGAAAGTTGTCATTTGCATGGGAGCCAGGTGCGCCATGATGGGAGCTAACGGCATCTATGATGCTGTCGAGTACCTTAAAGAAAATATACATAACTTTGATATTGAAACTGATGAAAATGCTGAAATTGATATTGAATTGGGGCATTGTCTGAATTATTGCAGACAAAGCAATATCAACGAAGCTTCTCCAGTTGTCATAATTGACGGTGAAGTTATGTTAAGAGCGAGTGCTCAAGAAGTTAGTGCTAAGATTATTGATAAATTGAGAATTTAA
- a CDS encoding universal stress protein — MKILVPVDGSSSSKQCVKVARELGEKLMAKIYLLTVIPEAQFFDQHPSSFPYSLEIEKANTERAEFVLSEVEKELDGYKNEHEIFYTSGNPASKIIEFAEKNQVDMIIMGNRGLGAFSRTLLGSVSNKVINTAKCNVLVVKRDSIQ; from the coding sequence ATGAAAATATTAGTTCCAGTTGACGGTTCAAGCAGCTCAAAGCAATGCGTAAAGGTTGCAAGGGAGCTTGGGGAAAAGTTGATGGCTAAGATATATCTTTTGACTGTAATCCCAGAGGCTCAATTTTTTGATCAACATCCCTCCAGCTTTCCATATTCTCTAGAAATTGAGAAGGCGAATACAGAAAGGGCGGAGTTTGTTCTTTCTGAAGTTGAAAAAGAGTTGGACGGTTACAAAAATGAGCATGAGATTTTTTATACTAGCGGAAACCCGGCTAGCAAAATTATAGAATTTGCTGAAAAAAATCAAGTTGACATGATTATCATGGGCAATAGAGGCTTGGGTGCATTTTCAAGGACCTTGCTCGGCTCTGTTTCTAACAAGGTCATCAATACTGCAAAGTGCAATGTTTTGGTGGTTAAAAGAGATAGTATTCAATAG
- the metG gene encoding methionine--tRNA ligase: MKEKFYLTTPIYYPSGNLHIGHTYCTVAADAIKRFKELQGYDVFFTTGSDEHGQKIEKTAHEAGMEPKAYVDMIVEDIKRLWKTMDINYDAFVRSTDEDHVRDVQTIFKKLYDKGEIYKGEYEGYYCTPCEAFWTENQLGQDHTCPDCGRKTHKQKEESYFFRLSKYRDKLLKYYEEHPDFIKPLSRKNEMINNFLKDGLEDLSVSRSSFDWGVKVPFDEKHVVYVWIDALTCYLTALGIGDKDKTRFEGYWPAGVHLVGKEIIRFHTIIWPALLMALDLPLPDQIFGHGWILFDNDKMSKSKGNVIYPEPIIKLYGVDALKYFLLREFSFGQDGSFTREKMLQRLNSDLANDLGNLLSRTVSMIEKYFGGLVPEPYEEEDPDKDLKLLATSIWAKNEKAMEDYQFSIALEDIWTLVRRTNKYVDETEPWKLAKDGDKKRLATVMYNLAESLRIISILASPFLVNTSFEIRRQIGVEGDIKIDDAKEFGLLKVGTRVNKGDAIFPRLDIEKELARLDEENTKLIEAREEKLKERGGVSESIPEAKKEISLEDFEKLEIKLALVESVEDHPKADRLYLLNLKIGKERRTIVTNIKNKYSKEELTGKKILVLTNLKPMKFRGIESKGMLLACEDEDGNLSLTGALENIKDGAVIS, from the coding sequence ATGAAAGAAAAGTTTTATCTTACAACGCCTATTTATTATCCTAGCGGCAATTTACACATCGGTCATACATATTGTACTGTGGCTGCCGATGCTATAAAGAGATTCAAAGAGCTTCAAGGCTATGATGTATTTTTTACAACGGGAAGCGATGAGCATGGTCAAAAAATAGAAAAGACGGCTCACGAAGCGGGAATGGAACCCAAGGCCTATGTGGATATGATTGTTGAAGATATTAAAAGGCTTTGGAAGACCATGGATATAAATTATGATGCCTTTGTAAGATCTACTGATGAGGATCATGTAAGAGATGTGCAGACTATTTTCAAAAAACTCTATGACAAGGGCGAGATTTATAAGGGCGAATACGAAGGATACTATTGCACTCCGTGTGAAGCTTTTTGGACAGAAAATCAATTGGGACAAGATCACACCTGCCCGGATTGTGGTAGAAAGACTCACAAGCAAAAAGAGGAATCCTATTTCTTTAGACTTTCCAAGTACAGGGACAAGCTTTTAAAATACTATGAAGAGCATCCAGACTTTATAAAGCCTCTCTCAAGAAAAAATGAAATGATAAACAATTTTTTGAAAGATGGCTTGGAAGATTTATCTGTGTCGAGGTCATCTTTTGATTGGGGAGTCAAGGTACCCTTTGATGAAAAACATGTTGTCTATGTTTGGATAGATGCCTTGACATGTTATCTTACAGCTCTTGGAATAGGCGACAAGGATAAGACCAGATTTGAGGGTTATTGGCCGGCAGGAGTCCATCTAGTTGGAAAAGAAATTATAAGATTTCACACTATAATATGGCCTGCTCTTTTGATGGCTTTGGATCTGCCTTTGCCAGATCAAATTTTCGGCCATGGCTGGATTCTTTTTGACAATGACAAGATGAGTAAGTCCAAGGGAAATGTCATCTACCCAGAACCAATAATAAAGCTTTATGGGGTTGACGCTTTAAAATATTTTCTCTTGAGAGAATTTTCTTTTGGTCAAGATGGGTCTTTTACAAGGGAAAAAATGTTGCAAAGGTTAAACTCAGATCTTGCCAATGACCTTGGAAATCTTCTATCAAGAACTGTATCCATGATAGAAAAATATTTTGGAGGTCTTGTGCCAGAACCTTATGAAGAAGAAGATCCAGACAAGGACTTGAAGCTTTTGGCAACTTCTATTTGGGCTAAGAATGAAAAGGCTATGGAGGACTATCAATTCTCTATTGCTCTTGAAGATATATGGACTCTTGTAAGAAGAACCAACAAGTATGTCGATGAAACTGAACCATGGAAATTGGCAAAAGATGGCGACAAAAAAAGACTTGCGACTGTGATGTATAATCTAGCTGAATCTCTTAGGATAATTTCAATCCTTGCATCACCATTTTTAGTAAATACTTCTTTCGAAATTAGAAGACAAATTGGCGTAGAAGGCGATATAAAAATTGACGATGCCAAGGAGTTTGGACTTTTGAAAGTTGGAACCAGGGTAAATAAGGGCGATGCCATTTTCCCAAGGCTTGACATAGAAAAGGAACTTGCAAGACTGGATGAGGAGAATACAAAATTAATAGAAGCAAGAGAAGAAAAGTTAAAGGAGCGTGGAGGAGTTTCTGAAAGCATTCCAGAGGCTAAGAAGGAAATATCACTAGAAGATTTTGAAAAATTAGAAATAAAATTAGCTCTAGTTGAAAGTGTCGAAGACCATCCCAAGGCTGACAGGCTCTATCTTTTGAATTTAAAAATAGGCAAAGAAAGAAGAACCATAGTAACAAATATAAAGAACAAATACAGCAAGGAAGAACTTACCGGCAAAAAAATACTAGTTCTTACGAATTTAAAGCCTATGAAATTTAGAGGAATTGAATCCAAGGGAATGCTCCTTGCCTGCGAAGATGAAGATGGCAATCTTTCTCTAACTGGAGCCTTGGAAAATATTAAGGACGGAGCTGTCATATCATGA
- a CDS encoding TatD family hydrolase, whose protein sequence is MIDSHAHLDDERFDEDRDQVINSLMAKGLDRVYNIGADIKSSRASVELSKMYDEIYAVVGIHPHDAFSYNDEIEEELKELAKNKKVRAIGEIGLDFYYDNSPREIQEEVFKRQIELANSLDMPVVVHSREASQLTFEIIKSYKEKYPDLKFLIHCFSQSLEMMREYEKLGCYMSIGGVVTFKNAKTLKEVAREISLENLLLETDCPYLTPEPYRGRRNEPSNVKYVAEEIARLRGIKVKDLIEICDKNTLRFYGDL, encoded by the coding sequence ATGATAGATTCTCATGCACATTTAGACGACGAACGCTTTGATGAGGATAGAGACCAGGTTATAAATTCTCTTATGGCAAAGGGGCTTGACAGAGTTTATAATATCGGAGCTGATATAAAAAGCTCCAGAGCCTCTGTTGAACTTTCAAAGATGTATGATGAAATTTATGCTGTTGTGGGTATCCATCCCCATGATGCTTTTAGCTATAATGACGAAATAGAGGAAGAATTAAAAGAACTGGCTAAAAACAAAAAAGTCAGAGCGATAGGAGAGATTGGGTTAGATTTTTACTACGACAACTCTCCAAGAGAAATTCAAGAAGAAGTTTTTAAAAGGCAAATCGAACTTGCAAATAGTTTGGATATGCCAGTAGTTGTCCATTCGAGAGAGGCATCTCAACTAACTTTTGAAATAATAAAATCCTATAAAGAAAAGTATCCTGATTTGAAATTTTTAATCCATTGTTTTTCTCAATCCCTTGAGATGATGAGAGAATATGAAAAGCTGGGATGCTATATGTCCATAGGTGGAGTAGTAACCTTCAAAAATGCCAAAACTTTGAAGGAAGTGGCAAGGGAAATTTCGCTTGAAAATTTGCTCTTAGAAACGGATTGCCCCTACTTGACACCAGAGCCTTATAGGGGAAGGAGAAATGAGCCTTCGAATGTGAAGTATGTGGCAGAAGAAATCGCAAGGCTAAGAGGAATCAAGGTCAAAGATTTAATTGAAATCTGTGACAAAAACACTCTTAGATTTTATGGTGATTTATGA
- the rnmV gene encoding ribonuclease M5, which translates to MIKEVIVVEGKDDISAVKAALDCEVIATSGFGYGKKLINTLKRIEKRCGLIIFTDPDYMGKKIRRDLAKNIPTAKHAFLPRNKALKGDNVGVENANVEDIKEAIKNAKASLVEAKETFSREELFALGLIMGPDAATKRTQISNKLGIGHGNAKQFLKRLNSFGIEREEFEKALKEVEDGKTL; encoded by the coding sequence ATGATAAAAGAAGTAATAGTAGTAGAAGGTAAGGATGATATAAGCGCTGTGAAGGCGGCTCTTGACTGTGAGGTCATAGCAACAAGTGGCTTTGGCTATGGTAAAAAGCTTATAAATACACTAAAGAGAATAGAAAAAAGATGTGGACTCATAATTTTTACAGATCCAGATTATATGGGCAAAAAAATCCGAAGAGATTTGGCTAAAAACATTCCCACTGCCAAGCATGCCTTTTTGCCGAGAAATAAGGCCTTGAAGGGAGATAATGTAGGAGTGGAAAATGCCAATGTCGAAGATATAAAAGAGGCCATAAAAAACGCCAAGGCATCACTTGTAGAAGCAAAAGAGACCTTTAGTAGAGAGGAGCTTTTCGCCCTAGGTCTTATAATGGGACCGGATGCTGCTACTAAAAGAACACAAATTTCAAACAAACTCGGCATAGGACATGGAAATGCAAAACAGTTTTTAAAAAGACTAAATTCTTTTGGCATAGAAAGAGAGGAATTTGAAAAAGCCCTTAAAGAGGTGGAAGATGGAAAGACTTTATAG
- the rsmA gene encoding 16S rRNA (adenine(1518)-N(6)/adenine(1519)-N(6))-dimethyltransferase RsmA codes for MERLYSPKRLKEVLEKFDFSFSKGLGQNFLIDGNILRKISELADLDKTDRVLEIGTGIGTLTEELCIKAGSVLAVEIDKTLEPILKETLPYENLKIVFDDILKIDLKGLIEENFGNQSFKIIANLPYYITSPIISMLIKSGLKIESITCMIQRELALRMVEEKGGKNYSSYSVFIQAFTEPKLGVRVPPSVFMPRPKVESQVISLKLKDRGQDQEFERIVRGAFAQRRKTLVNSLNATCKDFSKEKIISSLKSLGKEENIRAQDMDYKEFEKLRELLLIK; via the coding sequence ATGGAAAGACTTTATAGCCCCAAAAGACTAAAAGAAGTTTTGGAAAAATTTGACTTTTCCTTCTCCAAGGGCTTGGGACAAAATTTTCTAATTGATGGAAATATTTTGCGAAAAATTTCCGAACTAGCCGATTTGGATAAGACGGATAGAGTTCTAGAGATAGGCACAGGAATAGGCACCTTGACAGAGGAGCTTTGCATAAAGGCGGGAAGTGTTCTTGCTGTTGAAATCGACAAGACACTTGAGCCGATTTTAAAAGAAACCCTGCCCTATGAAAATCTAAAAATCGTATTTGATGACATTTTAAAGATTGATCTAAAAGGTCTAATAGAAGAAAATTTTGGTAATCAGAGTTTTAAAATAATTGCCAATTTGCCCTATTACATCACAAGTCCCATAATAAGCATGCTTATAAAATCGGGCTTGAAAATAGAATCTATAACCTGCATGATTCAAAGAGAACTTGCCCTTAGAATGGTTGAAGAAAAGGGCGGCAAAAACTATTCATCCTATTCTGTATTTATTCAGGCTTTTACGGAGCCAAAACTTGGGGTCAGAGTGCCACCGAGTGTATTTATGCCAAGGCCTAAAGTTGAAAGCCAAGTTATAAGCTTAAAGTTAAAAGACAGGGGACAGGACCAAGAGTTTGAAAGAATAGTAAGGGGAGCTTTTGCCCAGAGACGAAAGACCCTTGTAAATTCTTTGAATGCAACTTGTAAAGACTTTAGCAAGGAGAAAATAATAAGTTCTCTAAAAAGTCTTGGCAAGGAAGAAAATATTAGGGCTCAGGATATGGATTACAAAGAATTTGAGAAATTAAGAGAGCTACTTTTGATTAAATAA
- a CDS encoding glutaredoxin family protein produces the protein MEKVTVYTSNTCPYCTMAKDYLRDRNIEFVEKNVQTDKEARSELMAKGYTGVPVIVIGDEEVVGFDKKRIDSLLDK, from the coding sequence ATGGAAAAGGTAACAGTTTATACAAGTAATACTTGCCCTTATTGTACAATGGCAAAGGATTATTTAAGAGATAGGAATATAGAGTTTGTAGAAAAGAATGTACAAACAGACAAGGAAGCTAGAAGCGAATTGATGGCAAAGGGCTATACAGGAGTGCCTGTAATTGTAATTGGCGATGAAGAAGTAGTTGGCTTTGATAAAAAGAGAATTGATAGCCTTTTGGACAAGTGA